The Sporosarcina sp. 6E9 genome segment TGATACAACTGATTTCTTTTATATGGCACTTTGTCACGCAACGAAGCAGCTAAATATCCAACATTTAAGAATCCAGAACTAAAATCACGTTGCGCTTTTTCTGCTTGTAATCTCAATGTTTCGTGGCTTGCTTTAATTGCTTCGGCACTTGATGGGTTATCAGATGGAAATCCTAGGTCATCGAGCGTCAATCCTGTTTCACCTGCGAAACCAGATGCAGCGGTTCTTAATTGTTCCACAAATGGAGACATTGACGGTACCGCGAATTGTCCAAGTGTCGGCTTTTCTCCATCATCATCTTTTGTGAACTCTAGGAAAGATGCAACCGTTGCTTTCCAGTTATCCATTGGATCGGAGTCTTGTGAAGTACCTACTACATACTTTTGTGGCCAAGAGTAAAATTCAGCCGTAATGTCAGCGCGTTCTAATGTGCGTTTCGCATACTTTTGGTAATACATAGCCGATGGAGTTATTCTTGATCGCCCAAATGGTTTGCTTGAATCCGGCCGATGAATAATCGGCACTAATAATGGAGCAGGCGCACTATGACTGACCGAATCCCTCAAATCACCATTAAGATAATAATCCGTTCTGTCAGTTAAAAAGTGCAACTCTTCTTTTGGTTCTCCGTATTCGTCTCTTGAAAGCACTGCATATCCTTCTGTTAACAGACGGGTAATTGGATCAAGTATGCCTGTCGCTTCTGAACCTTGAATGACTTGCAATCTAGGGATGATGTCATCACCTTCTGAAATGTATATAAAACTGCATGAGTTGATTAATGACGATAACTTCGCATCATCGAAAAGAATGTCAGCGCTATTCATTTGAAAAATTTCATTGATATTAAAACGGTCATTGGCAAATTCACGAAACACCAATCGGTCTGCTAAGCTGTCAACTGCTTTTGCTCCCCAGCCTAACGTCGCTTTATATTGACGTCTTAGTCTTTCTGGTATTGTGATGCCTGGGCTTACATCATCATTTTTCATGTCATAAACCTTCTGATGATATAATGCGCCTTGCCTATAAACCTGTAATTTAGATCGTAAATATTCGATTCCTTTCACCTTTTCACTCCTTCCTGGGGGGTCTGTAAAAGTCGCGCGAGAAAATCTGCACAGTGACAGCGTGAAGGCCGAATGAGAAGAGAGGGAGGGTGGTATGCCCCCCTTTAAACTCTCCTTCTAACCCTTACCACTGTCCTCTTATTCCCTTGTTTTTCTTCCTTCTTATCTTCCTGTACTTGTTGCGGTTGATTACTGTTGTAATTCATCCAGTTGATACTTTGTGGCAAATTCCTATTGCCTACTACTTGCCGCTTAGTCTCATGTCCTTGCTTGAATATCTTGTCTGACTTCTGCCTGTTACACGTCCAGTGTGCCAGCTGTAGGTTGTCAATGTCACTCGGATGCCCATTCTTTGCGACTGGAATGATATGGTCGGCAGTCGCACTCATAGGGTGGGGGACCTTCAGTGAGAAGTCTACCGGGTGTCCACAGATACCACAGGTGTTTTGTGTAGCAAAGATGCGCTTTCTATTGCGTTCATAGTTAGCACGGTGGGCTCCTTTTCTATCTGCTCTGATGTATATCACCCCATTAAAAAACCACACCTAAGATAGTGATGGTGTAGTGATAATTTTGCTTATCTATTAGTTTAGTAGTTATAAAAAATAACCACACCCGAAGATTAGTTAGACACCAACATGGTTGCGTATTTCCGTACGCTGATTATTAAACATCGTGTGATAGAGTTT includes the following:
- a CDS encoding HNH endonuclease; protein product: MWFFNGVIYIRADRKGAHRANYERNRKRIFATQNTCGICGHPVDFSLKVPHPMSATADHIIPVAKNGHPSDIDNLQLAHWTCNRQKSDKIFKQGHETKRQVVGNRNLPQSINWMNYNSNQPQQVQEDKKEEKQGNKRTVVRVRRRV
- a CDS encoding phage portal protein — translated: MKGIEYLRSKLQVYRQGALYHQKVYDMKNDDVSPGITIPERLRRQYKATLGWGAKAVDSLADRLVFREFANDRFNINEIFQMNSADILFDDAKLSSLINSCSFIYISEGDDIIPRLQVIQGSEATGILDPITRLLTEGYAVLSRDEYGEPKEELHFLTDRTDYYLNGDLRDSVSHSAPAPLLVPIIHRPDSSKPFGRSRITPSAMYYQKYAKRTLERADITAEFYSWPQKYVVGTSQDSDPMDNWKATVASFLEFTKDDDGEKPTLGQFAVPSMSPFVEQLRTAASGFAGETGLTLDDLGFPSDNPSSAEAIKASHETLRLQAEKAQRDFSSGFLNVGYLAASLRDKVPYKRNQLYQTKAKWEPVFKPDASTISLIGDGAIKINQAVPGYFDNDNLRDLTGIEGANDGN